Proteins encoded by one window of Collimonas fungivorans:
- the groES gene encoding co-chaperone GroES: MNLRPLHDRVIVKRLDQETKTASGIVLPDAAAEKPDQGEVLAVGNGKILENGNVRALAVKVGDRVLFGKYSGQAVKIDGNELLVMREEDLFAVVEAK, encoded by the coding sequence ATGAATCTTCGTCCTTTGCACGATCGCGTCATCGTCAAGCGTCTCGACCAGGAAACTAAAACTGCATCCGGCATCGTGCTGCCAGACGCAGCTGCCGAAAAGCCGGATCAAGGTGAAGTCCTGGCCGTCGGTAACGGCAAGATTCTGGAAAACGGCAATGTCCGTGCGCTGGCAGTCAAGGTTGGCGACCGCGTTCTGTTCGGCAAATACTCCGGCCAGGCTGTCAAGATCGACGGCAATGAACTGCTGGTAATGCGCGAAGAAGACCTGTTTGCCGTAGTCGAAGCCAAGTAA
- a CDS encoding methionine ABC transporter ATP-binding protein yields MIEIKAVTQRFNGARGPVDAVRNVSLSIRKGEIFGIIGRSGAGKSTLVRCLNLLNRPTSGNIVVDGKDLTTLDAEQLRGARREIGMIFQHFNLLSSRTVYDNIALPLELAGLSKSEIAKKVTPLLELVGLTALKDSYPAQISGGQKQRVGIARALANEPKVLLSDEATSALDPETTRSILELLRKINRELGLTIVLITHQMEVIKMICDRMAVMESGEVIEHGEVLELFRSPKHEVTRALIGDVIAQELPQGVLQRLRARLAQSDAGSGTDHLFRFAFTGSGVDQPLLSEAVRKFDLDFNILHGQIDEIQGQAFGSLAILANGTSENIQAAMAYLTAQGVTVEELNHVI; encoded by the coding sequence ATGATAGAAATCAAAGCAGTCACCCAGCGCTTCAACGGCGCGCGCGGGCCGGTCGATGCGGTGCGCAACGTCAGCCTGTCGATCCGCAAGGGCGAAATCTTCGGCATCATCGGCCGCAGCGGCGCCGGCAAGAGCACGCTGGTGCGTTGCCTCAACCTGCTGAACCGCCCTACTTCCGGCAACATCGTCGTCGACGGCAAGGACCTGACCACGCTCGACGCCGAGCAGCTGCGCGGCGCGCGGCGGGAAATCGGCATGATTTTCCAGCACTTCAACCTGCTGTCGTCGCGCACCGTGTACGACAACATCGCGCTGCCGCTGGAGCTGGCCGGCTTGTCCAAAAGCGAGATCGCTAAAAAGGTCACGCCGCTGCTGGAACTGGTCGGACTGACCGCGCTCAAGGACAGTTATCCGGCGCAGATCAGCGGCGGCCAGAAGCAGCGTGTCGGCATCGCGCGGGCGCTGGCGAATGAGCCGAAAGTCTTGCTGTCCGACGAAGCCACCTCGGCGCTCGATCCGGAAACCACTCGTTCCATCCTGGAACTGCTGCGCAAGATCAATCGCGAGCTGGGCTTGACCATCGTCTTGATCACGCACCAGATGGAAGTCATCAAGATGATTTGCGACCGCATGGCGGTGATGGAAAGCGGCGAAGTGATCGAGCACGGCGAGGTGCTGGAGCTGTTCCGCTCGCCCAAGCACGAAGTCACGCGCGCCTTGATCGGCGACGTGATTGCCCAGGAACTGCCGCAAGGCGTATTGCAGCGGCTGCGCGCGCGGCTGGCGCAGAGCGATGCCGGCAGTGGCACCGATCATCTGTTCCGCTTTGCATTCACAGGCTCGGGCGTCGATCAGCCGCTGTTGTCGGAAGCAGTACGCAAGTTCGATCTCGATTTCAACATCCTGCACGGCCAGATCGACGAAATACAAGGACAGGCGTTCGGCTCGCTGGCGATTCTGGCCAACGGCACCAGCGAAAACATCCAGGCCGCCATGGCTTACCTGACAGCCCAGGGCGTCACAGTAGAGGAGCTCAACCATGTCATCTGA
- the groL gene encoding chaperonin GroEL (60 kDa chaperone family; promotes refolding of misfolded polypeptides especially under stressful conditions; forms two stacked rings of heptamers to form a barrel-shaped 14mer; ends can be capped by GroES; misfolded proteins enter the barrel where they are refolded when GroES binds) produces MAAKQVIFGDEARAKIVNGVNILANAVKVTLGPKGRNVVLERSFGAPTVTKDGVSVAKEIELKDKLENMGAQLVKEVASKTSDNAGDGTTTATVLAQAIVREGFKYVAAGFNPTDLKRGIDKAVVAIVAEIKTLSKPTTTSKEIAQVGSISANSDTDIGEIIAKAMDKVGKEGVITVEDGKSLENELDIVEGMQFDRGYLSPYFINNQEKQVVALENPFVLLFDKKVSNIRDLLPILEQVAKSGRPLLIIAEDVEGEALATLVVNNIRGILKTAAVKAPGFGDRRKAMLEDIAILIGGQVIAEEVGLTLEKATLAELGQAKRIEISKENTTIIDGAGEAITIEARVKQIRAQIEEASSDYDREKLQERVAKLAGGVALIKVGAATEVEMKEKKARVEDALHATRAAVEEGVVPGGGVAFLRARANIKDLKGDNPDQEAGIKIVLRAIEEPLRQIVFNAGDEPSVVVNAVLAGKGNYGYNAADGTYGDMIALGILDPTKVTRSALQNAASVASLILTTEAMIAEQPEDKSAGGMPGGMGGMGGMGGMDGMM; encoded by the coding sequence ATGGCAGCAAAACAAGTAATTTTCGGCGATGAAGCACGCGCCAAGATCGTCAACGGCGTCAACATCCTGGCTAATGCAGTCAAGGTGACCCTGGGTCCTAAGGGCCGCAACGTGGTCCTGGAACGCAGCTTCGGCGCTCCTACCGTCACTAAAGACGGCGTTTCGGTCGCTAAAGAAATCGAACTGAAAGACAAGCTGGAAAACATGGGCGCGCAGCTGGTGAAAGAAGTCGCTTCCAAGACTTCCGACAACGCTGGCGACGGTACTACTACTGCAACCGTGCTGGCGCAAGCCATCGTGCGCGAAGGCTTCAAGTATGTTGCCGCCGGTTTCAACCCGACTGACCTGAAGCGCGGTATCGACAAAGCTGTTGTCGCCATCGTTGCCGAAATCAAGACCCTGTCGAAGCCAACCACCACCAGCAAGGAAATCGCCCAAGTCGGTTCGATCTCGGCTAACTCCGACACCGACATCGGTGAAATCATTGCCAAGGCAATGGACAAGGTCGGCAAAGAAGGCGTGATCACCGTTGAAGACGGCAAGTCGCTGGAAAACGAACTGGACATCGTCGAAGGCATGCAATTCGACCGCGGCTACCTGTCGCCATACTTCATCAACAACCAGGAAAAGCAAGTTGTTGCCCTGGAAAACCCGTTCGTCCTGCTGTTCGACAAAAAAGTTTCGAACATCCGTGACCTGCTGCCGATCCTGGAACAAGTCGCCAAGTCCGGCCGTCCTCTGCTGATCATCGCAGAAGATGTCGAAGGCGAAGCGCTGGCTACCCTGGTTGTGAACAACATCCGCGGCATCCTGAAGACTGCAGCTGTCAAGGCGCCAGGCTTTGGCGACCGTCGTAAAGCCATGCTGGAAGACATCGCTATCCTGATCGGCGGCCAAGTGATCGCTGAAGAAGTCGGCCTGACACTGGAAAAAGCTACCCTGGCTGAACTGGGCCAAGCCAAGCGTATCGAAATCAGCAAGGAAAACACCACCATCATCGACGGCGCCGGCGAAGCCATCACCATCGAAGCACGCGTCAAGCAAATCCGCGCGCAGATCGAAGAAGCCTCTTCGGACTACGACCGTGAAAAACTGCAAGAACGCGTCGCCAAGCTGGCCGGCGGCGTTGCGCTGATCAAAGTCGGTGCTGCTACCGAAGTTGAAATGAAAGAAAAGAAAGCCCGCGTTGAAGATGCTCTGCACGCTACCCGTGCAGCAGTTGAAGAAGGCGTTGTGCCAGGCGGCGGCGTGGCATTCCTGCGCGCACGTGCCAACATCAAGGACCTGAAGGGCGACAATCCTGACCAGGAAGCCGGCATCAAGATCGTGCTGCGCGCGATCGAAGAGCCACTGCGCCAGATCGTATTCAACGCTGGCGACGAGCCATCGGTTGTGGTCAATGCAGTCCTGGCTGGCAAGGGCAACTACGGTTACAACGCTGCCGACGGCACTTATGGCGACATGATTGCACTGGGCATCCTGGACCCAACCAAGGTTACCCGTTCGGCATTGCAAAACGCCGCTTCGGTTGCTTCCCTGATCCTGACTACTGAAGCGATGATCGCTGAACAGCCAGAAGACAAGTCGGCTGGCGGCATGCCAGGCGGCATGGGTGGCATGGGCGGTATGGGTGGTATGGACGGCATGATGTAA
- a CDS encoding MetQ/NlpA family ABC transporter substrate-binding protein, with amino-acid sequence MNRRQLVQFFTGLGLIAGLSAAPASAVFAQDKPIKIGATGGPHAQILEIVKKVAAKDGLVIQVVEFSDYIQPNAALAAGDLDANSYQHLPYLEAQIKDRGYKLVNVGYTITFPMGVYSKKIKSLKDLKTGARVGVPNDPTNGGRALLLLQAQGVLKLKADAGLKATPLDIVDNPKKLKIVEIDAAQLPRSLDDLDAAAINGNYAESAGLDPTKDGIAIEAAKGPYANVIAVRAADKDKPWVAKLVKAYHSPEVKQYVVNQFKSSVIPAW; translated from the coding sequence ATGAATCGTCGTCAATTAGTGCAGTTCTTTACCGGCCTGGGCCTGATCGCGGGCTTGAGCGCCGCTCCCGCCAGCGCCGTCTTCGCGCAAGACAAACCGATCAAGATCGGCGCCACCGGCGGTCCGCATGCGCAGATCCTGGAAATCGTCAAAAAAGTGGCGGCCAAGGATGGCTTGGTCATCCAGGTGGTCGAATTCAGCGACTACATCCAGCCCAATGCCGCGCTGGCTGCCGGCGACCTCGACGCCAACAGCTACCAGCACTTGCCTTACCTGGAAGCGCAGATCAAGGACCGCGGCTATAAGCTGGTGAATGTCGGCTACACCATCACTTTCCCGATGGGCGTGTATTCCAAGAAAATCAAGTCGCTCAAGGACCTGAAAACCGGCGCCCGCGTCGGCGTGCCTAACGACCCGACCAATGGCGGCCGCGCCCTGCTGCTGCTGCAGGCGCAAGGCGTGCTGAAACTGAAGGCGGACGCCGGCTTGAAAGCGACGCCGCTGGATATCGTGGACAACCCGAAGAAACTGAAGATCGTCGAAATCGATGCGGCCCAGCTGCCGCGTTCGCTGGATGACCTGGATGCGGCCGCGATCAACGGCAACTATGCCGAATCCGCCGGATTGGATCCGACCAAGGACGGCATCGCCATCGAAGCGGCGAAAGGCCCGTATGCCAATGTCATCGCGGTGCGTGCCGCCGACAAGGACAAGCCTTGGGTAGCCAAGCTGGTCAAGGCTTACCACAGCCCTGAAGTCAAACAGTATGTCGTGAACCAGTTCAAGAGTTCGGTGATTCCGGCCTGGTAA